A region of Chloroflexota bacterium DNA encodes the following proteins:
- a CDS encoding DUF92 domain-containing protein: protein MDLLAFFWGLVFSAIIAGLAYWRGSLAPSGALGALVVGALIFGGGGLAWAISLVAFFVTSSALSHYKTRAKEPLAEKFQKGHRRDLGQVLANGGWGALLALAYAFDPHPLLFVAFVGALATVNADTWATELGVLSQSPPRLITTLRVVPVGTSGGITVLGTIVALCGAGLIAILAAFIAINGNWLLVIFVGTVAGLLGSVFDSLLGATAQAIYFCDADQKETESRVHRCGNATRLIRGWRWLDNDGVNFLASVFGSGVAVACYWAIGG, encoded by the coding sequence TTGGACCTCCTTGCATTTTTTTGGGGATTGGTATTTAGCGCGATCATCGCCGGACTAGCGTACTGGCGCGGCTCTCTCGCGCCCAGCGGCGCGCTCGGTGCGCTAGTCGTCGGCGCGCTGATTTTTGGCGGCGGCGGTTTGGCGTGGGCGATTTCGCTCGTCGCGTTTTTCGTCACCTCGTCCGCATTGTCGCATTACAAAACACGCGCCAAGGAACCACTCGCGGAAAAATTCCAAAAGGGACATCGCCGCGACCTGGGTCAAGTCCTCGCGAATGGCGGCTGGGGCGCGCTGCTCGCGCTCGCGTACGCGTTCGATCCTCACCCGCTCCTGTTCGTCGCGTTCGTCGGCGCGCTGGCGACCGTGAACGCGGACACGTGGGCGACCGAACTTGGCGTGTTGAGCCAGTCGCCCCCGCGACTCATCACAACTCTGCGCGTCGTTCCCGTTGGCACGAGCGGCGGCATTACGGTACTTGGCACAATCGTCGCGTTGTGCGGCGCGGGGTTGATCGCCATCCTCGCGGCATTCATCGCGATAAATGGTAATTGGTTATTGGTAATTTTCGTTGGCACAGTGGCGGGTCTGCTCGGCTCAGTGTTCGATTCGCTGCTCGGCGCGACGGCGCAAGCGATTTACTTTTGCGACGCGGATCAAAAGGAAACCGAATCTCGCGTACATCGGTGCGGCAACGCAACGCGCTTGATCCGCGGCTGGCGTTGGCTCGACAACGATGGGGTGAATTTCCTCGCGAGTGTTTTCGGGAGCGGTGTGGCAGTAGCGTGTTACTGGGCAATCGGCGGATAA
- the rsmI gene encoding 16S rRNA (cytidine(1402)-2'-O)-methyltransferase — protein MLSIVSTPIGNPDDMTLRALRVLREVNAVICEERRDGARLLKHYQIENTLLELNEHTERAIVPELIERLERGEHLALISDHGTPLLADPGGRLVARAIQARVPVTAVPGASSALAALVVSGLPMDRFRFVGMLPVKKEARRAELRRLKDERETWVVLDAPYRLAPLLADLRDALGAERYVTVACELTTANENIVRGTLREIVAYFEKKPFKGEFALVVAGNPKFKILNSEF, from the coding sequence ATGCTCTCTATCGTCTCGACTCCCATCGGCAATCCCGATGATATGACCCTGCGCGCGTTGCGCGTTCTGCGCGAAGTGAACGCAGTGATTTGCGAAGAGCGGCGCGACGGTGCGCGGCTCTTAAAACATTACCAAATCGAAAACACGTTGCTCGAACTGAACGAGCATACCGAGCGCGCGATCGTGCCGGAATTGATCGAGCGATTGGAACGCGGCGAACACCTCGCGCTAATTTCCGATCACGGCACGCCGCTCCTCGCCGATCCCGGCGGACGCCTGGTCGCGCGCGCGATTCAGGCGCGCGTGCCAGTCACTGCCGTACCCGGCGCATCGTCCGCGCTTGCCGCGCTCGTCGTCAGCGGCTTGCCGATGGACCGTTTTCGTTTTGTCGGCATGTTGCCGGTAAAAAAAGAGGCGCGCCGCGCGGAACTGCGCCGGCTCAAAGACGAACGCGAAACCTGGGTCGTGCTCGATGCGCCGTACCGCCTTGCGCCGCTGCTCGCCGATTTGCGCGACGCGCTCGGCGCAGAGCGGTACGTGACCGTCGCGTGTGAGTTGACGACCGCGAACGAAAATATCGTGCGCGGTACTCTGCGCGAGATCGTCGCTTATTTTGAAAAGAAACCATTCAAAGGCGAATTTGCCCTCGTCGTCGCAGGCAACCCAAAATTCAAAATTCTGAATTCTGAATTCTAA